The following is a genomic window from Lysinibacillus sp. G4S2.
GATGAATATCGTGAAGCAACTGGTGGACTAGTTCCAATTAAAAACAGTGAACTAGATACTGATATATATATAAAATATTTAATTGATTTTGATAAACTAGTACCTAAATATCTTGCGCAAATTCCTGGAAATGCCTACGAAAAAGGTGGTATTTTCCAGTATATTATTTGGGATCCTGAAAACGAAGCTAAAGTAAAATTGGTAGATTTAAATGCCGCAGAGCGTATTCGTGAAATTAATATTCGTAAAATGTCTACCCAATATTTACCGATAAAGGATGCAACTGCAGATAATGTATATCAAATTGACTTTGAAGCATTAGGGTATAAAAATGACGTAACAGTGAAAAGTCCCTATTCCGGTGCCGAATTGCCAATGTTTATGACAGGTGACGGCGAATTACATGTCGACTATTCAATCGATTTAGGTCAACTACTAAAAGAAGACAAGCCTGATGTGAAGCCTGGAGATGATATTCGTCAGCTACTTGTCGATAAGTATCCAGTAGTTCCTGCATATTCTGTACCATATACAGTAGATGAAAAAGGTGAGCCGATTTTCTTTATGGAAGCCTATAATAGTGACGCAAAAAAAGCTAGAGAAAAGGTTATAGAAGAAGCTAAAAAAGAGGAAGAAGCAAAGAATAAAAAAGAGGAAGAAGCCAAGAATAAAAAAGAATAAATCAAGAAGCTCCTTACATTTGTGAGGAGCTTTTCATATTTATCTACCAGCTTGCATATAGTGAAAAAGCGTAGATAAAGGAGGCAGAAACCTTGAGTGAAGCAGTATTTAGAGAAATTGCAGAGCGCACAAATGGCGATGTTTATATTGGTGTTGTCGGTCCAGTACGTGTAGGTAAATCAACATTTGTAAAAAAGGTTATGGAATCGGTCGTGTTACCGAATATTGTGGATGAAACAGAAAGAATGCGCGCACAAGACGAGTTGCCACAAAGCTCGCCGGGGCCAGTCATTATGACTGCTGAGCCGAAGTTTGTGCCTGCTCAAGCAACACGTATTGCGGTCGGTGATGATGAAATGACGTTCCAAATTCGTTTAGCAGATTGCGTTGGTTATATCATTGAGGGTACAAAGGGATATGAGGATGAAAATGGGCCGAAATATGTGCATACACCTTGGCACACAGAGCCTATCCCATTCCAGGAAGCGGCGAAAATAGGAACAGATAAAGTTATTCGTGACCATGCCAATATTGGAATTGTTGTAACAACGGATGGTACGGTGAATGGTATAAGTCGTCGTGCGGCAGAGAAGGCCGAAGAGGAAATTGTTGAACAATTAAAAGAAATAGGAAAACCTTTTGTTGTTGTATTGAATTGCCAAATGCCAGCAAGGGAAGAAACGGTACAGCTTCGAAATGAATTATTTGAGCGCTATAATGTTCCAGTGATTGCTACTTCAATTGATCAAATGCGTGCATCTGATATTCAGTATATTTTGCAAGAAGCGTTATTTGAATTTCCAATCCGAACAATTGAGGTTGAGAAACCAGATTGGTTAGATGTTTTAGATGCAACACACCCATTGAACATAGCATTAATTGATTCGATGGAAGAAGTGTTATCATCAATTATGAAAATAAGAGATGTGCAGCAGGCGTCAGATGCCTTTAAAGCCATTGATTTTATAGACCAAAGTGAAGTGGTGCATGTGGATGCGGGTATTGGTACCGCAGTCATTCGAGTGTCATTGCAAGGTGAGCTCTATAAGTCGGTTTGCAATGAATGGCTAGATGAGCCAATTGAGACGAAGCGGGATTGGCTACTCTTTATTAAAGAGGCAGCAGAAGCAAAAGAGGCTCAAAAACGCTTTAAAAGCGCCATTAATGAAGCAGATTCGACTGGTTATGGTGTAACATTGCCGATGATGCAGGAATTTGAGCCAACAGCACCAGAGCTCATTAAACAAAATAATTTTTTTGGTGTACGTATGAAAGCAAAGGCACCATCTTATCATATCATTCGAGTAGATATGGAATCAGAATTCGCGCCACTAATAGGCTCTGAATTCCATAGTCAACAATTACTTAAGGATTTAAATCATGCATATTTACACGATCGTGAAGCATTATGGAGCACACAGCTTTTCGGAACTCCGCTGCATGAGGTATTAAAAGAGGGGATTCGCTATAAAATGGATGCTGTCCCAGCTACAGCCAAAAAACGGATGCGACAAACAATTGAACGTATGGTGAACGAAGGTGATAGAGGTTTAGTAACATTTATTTTGTAGTAATAAAAAGTGAAAAAAAGCGCAAAAAAATAGTACGGGGCTTTTCGTTTTTATGCGAAAAGTCCTGTTATTTTTGTTTTTTGGGTGAAAAATTGATTTTTTGGTTATAATCATGAATGAATACAGTTGCGTAGCGGTTTTCTATGTGTTACTCTTTTTACAGAATTGATTCATGACCCTTTGAGAGGAGGTGAATGGTGTGAATAAAACAGAATTAGTAAACTCTGTTGCTGAAGCTGCAGGTCTTTCTAAAAAAGACGCTTCTAAAGCAGTTGAAGCTGTATTTGATACAATTCAAGATGCTCTTGCAAAGGGTGACAAAGTACAATTAATTGGTTTTGGTAACTTTGAAGTACGTGAACGTGCGGCTCGTAAAGGTCGTAACCCACAAACTGGTAAAGAAATCGAAATCGCTGCTAGCAAGGTACCTGCTTTCAAACCAGGTAAAGCGCTTAAAGATGCTGTAAAATAATACACGTCTAGTAGTTACATAGAGCAGTC
Proteins encoded in this region:
- the spoIVA gene encoding stage IV sporulation protein A, with the protein product MSEAVFREIAERTNGDVYIGVVGPVRVGKSTFVKKVMESVVLPNIVDETERMRAQDELPQSSPGPVIMTAEPKFVPAQATRIAVGDDEMTFQIRLADCVGYIIEGTKGYEDENGPKYVHTPWHTEPIPFQEAAKIGTDKVIRDHANIGIVVTTDGTVNGISRRAAEKAEEEIVEQLKEIGKPFVVVLNCQMPAREETVQLRNELFERYNVPVIATSIDQMRASDIQYILQEALFEFPIRTIEVEKPDWLDVLDATHPLNIALIDSMEEVLSSIMKIRDVQQASDAFKAIDFIDQSEVVHVDAGIGTAVIRVSLQGELYKSVCNEWLDEPIETKRDWLLFIKEAAEAKEAQKRFKSAINEADSTGYGVTLPMMQEFEPTAPELIKQNNFFGVRMKAKAPSYHIIRVDMESEFAPLIGSEFHSQQLLKDLNHAYLHDREALWSTQLFGTPLHEVLKEGIRYKMDAVPATAKKRMRQTIERMVNEGDRGLVTFIL
- a CDS encoding HU family DNA-binding protein, with protein sequence MNKTELVNSVAEAAGLSKKDASKAVEAVFDTIQDALAKGDKVQLIGFGNFEVRERAARKGRNPQTGKEIEIAASKVPAFKPGKALKDAVK